Genomic segment of Serinicoccus hydrothermalis:
TCGACGTGTCCGTCCAGGCGCGGGTGCTCAAGATCTTCGCCGACCTGCAGGAGCAGTACGGCTTCGCCTGCCTGTTCATCAGCCACGACCTGGCGGTCATCGACCTGCTCGCGCACAAGGTGGTCGTCCTCCAGAACGGCAAGGTCGTCGAGGCCGGGCCGCGCGAGCAGATCATGGAGAACCCCCAGGAGGACTACACCCAGCGGCTCATCGCCGCCGCGCCCGTGCCCGACCCGGTGGAGCAGGGTCGACGTCGCCGCGACCGGCACGAGCTGCTGCTCGAGCAGGGCGAGGAGATCGTCGAGCTCAACGTCGACGCGGAGGAGTTCCACCAGTCCGCCGGCGAGGCCGAGGTCGTGGACGTGGACGAGACCGGGAGCACCGGCGACCGGAAGAGCCGCTGAGCGTCGGTGCGTCTCGTCTTCGCCGGGACCCCCGACGCGGCGGTCCCCAGCCTGCGTGCCCTGCTCGCCTCCGACCACGAGGTCGTCGGTGTGCTCACCCGGCCGGACGCCCGCGCCGGGCGCGGCCGGTCGCTGCGCCCCTCAGCGGTCCGCGAGGTGGCCCAGGAGGCGGGCATACCCGTCCTCACGCCGCGGTCCCTGCGTGACCCGGAGGTGCGGGACCAGCTCCTCGCCTGGGCCCCCGACGCCTGCCCGGTCGTCGCCTACGGGCTCCTGGTGCCCCCCGACCTGCTCGCGCTGCCCCGGCACGGGTGGGTGAACCTGCACTTCTCGCTGCTGCCGGCCTACCGCGGCGCCGCCCCCGTGCAGCACGCGCTGCGGGCCGGGGAGGACGTCACCGGGGCCGTGACCTTCCTGCTCGAGGAGGGGATGGACACCGGTCCGGTCCTCGGCCGGCTCACCGAGACCGTGCGGCCGCGGGACACCTCGGGCGACCTGCTCGCGCGCCTCGCCGACGCCGGCTCCCACCTGCTGGTGGGCACCCTCGACGCGCTCGAGGCCGGCGCGGTCGTGCCGCAGCCGCAGCCGGCCGACGGGGTGAGCCTCGCGCCCAAGGTCGAGGTCGACGACGCCCGCGTGTCCTGGGAGCAGCCCGTCCAGGCGGTCGACCGGCTCGTGCGCTCCTGCACCCCCGCACCGGGGGCGTGGAGCACCTTCCGTGGTGCCCGGCTCAAGCTCGGACCGGTCCACCCCGTGGAGGGCGGGCCGCAGGACCCTGCGGAGCTCGCCCCGGGCGAGGTGCTCGTGGCACGCGACGAGGTCCTCGTCGGCACCGGCAGCGGGCCGGTGCGGCTGGGCCAGGTGCAGGCGCAGGGCAAGCGCGCCATGGACGCCACGGACTGGGCCCGCGGGGTCCACCCGGAGCCCGGTGAGGTGCTCGGTGGCTGAGGGTGGCTCGTCCCAGCGTGGAGGTGCTCCCGGGCGGGGCGGGGCGCCGGACCGCGGGCGACGCGGCCCCCGGCGCCGGTCCGCGCAGACCCCGGCCCGGCGGGCCCGCGAGGCCGACCCGGCACGGTCGGTCGCCTTCCGGGTCCTGCGGCAGGTGGACACCGACGAGGCCTTCGCCAACCTCGTCCTGCCCGGGGCCCTGCGCGCAGCCTCGCTCTCCGGCCGCGACGCGGCCTTCGCCACCGAGCTGACCTACGGCACCCTGCGGATGCGCGGGCTCTACGACGCCGTCCTCGCGCAGGCCGCGGACCGCCCGGTCTCCGAGATCGACAGCCCGGTCCGCACCGTCCTGCGGCTGGGTGTGCACCAGCTGCTCGGGATGCGCGTGCCCGACCACGCGGCGGTCAGCGCCACCGTGGCGCTGGCCCGGCAGCAGGTCAGCCAGGGGGCCGGCGGCTTCGTCAACGCCGTCCTGCGTCGGGTCAGCAGCCAGGACCGCGAGGCCTGGGTGGCCTCGCTCACCGAGGGGGTCGAGGACCCGGTGGCGCGGCTGGCGCTGGAGCACTCGCACCCCGAGTGGGTCGTGCGTGCGCTGCGGGCCGCCCTCGTCTCCGGCCGCGGCACCGACGCGGTGGAGCGGGGCGAGCTGTCGGACCTGCTGGCCGCGCACAACCGCCCCGGTCCGCTGACCCTGGTCGCCCGGCCAGGCCTCGGCGCCGAGGAGGAGCTCGAGGCCGCCGGCGCCCGCCCCGCACCGGTCGGCCGCACCGCCTGGGAGCTGGGGCAGGGCGACCCCGGTGCCCTCGAGGCGGTCCGGGACGGTCGGGCGGCGGTGCAGGACGCCGGGTCCCAGCTGCTCACGCTCGCCCTCGCGGAGGCCCCGCTGGAGGGCTCCGACGAGCGCTGGCTCGACCTGTGCGCCGGCCCGGGCGGCAAGGCCGGCCTGCTGGCGGCCCTGGCGACGGAGCGCGGCGCCCGGCTGCGGGCCAACGAGGTGAGCGAGCACCGGGCCGAGCTCGTGCGGCACACCCTCGTGGGCCCGGTGCACGGCGGCGCGCGGGTCGAGGTGACCGTGGGCGACGGCCGGGACGTGGGCCCGCAGGAGCCGGACACCTACGA
This window contains:
- the fmt gene encoding methionyl-tRNA formyltransferase — encoded protein: MRLVFAGTPDAAVPSLRALLASDHEVVGVLTRPDARAGRGRSLRPSAVREVAQEAGIPVLTPRSLRDPEVRDQLLAWAPDACPVVAYGLLVPPDLLALPRHGWVNLHFSLLPAYRGAAPVQHALRAGEDVTGAVTFLLEEGMDTGPVLGRLTETVRPRDTSGDLLARLADAGSHLLVGTLDALEAGAVVPQPQPADGVSLAPKVEVDDARVSWEQPVQAVDRLVRSCTPAPGAWSTFRGARLKLGPVHPVEGGPQDPAELAPGEVLVARDEVLVGTGSGPVRLGQVQAQGKRAMDATDWARGVHPEPGEVLGG
- a CDS encoding RsmB/NOP family class I SAM-dependent RNA methyltransferase; the encoded protein is MAEGGSSQRGGAPGRGGAPDRGRRGPRRRSAQTPARRAREADPARSVAFRVLRQVDTDEAFANLVLPGALRAASLSGRDAAFATELTYGTLRMRGLYDAVLAQAADRPVSEIDSPVRTVLRLGVHQLLGMRVPDHAAVSATVALARQQVSQGAGGFVNAVLRRVSSQDREAWVASLTEGVEDPVARLALEHSHPEWVVRALRAALVSGRGTDAVERGELSDLLAAHNRPGPLTLVARPGLGAEEELEAAGARPAPVGRTAWELGQGDPGALEAVRDGRAAVQDAGSQLLTLALAEAPLEGSDERWLDLCAGPGGKAGLLAALATERGARLRANEVSEHRAELVRHTLVGPVHGGARVEVTVGDGRDVGPQEPDTYDRVLVDAPCTGLGALRRRPEARWRRSPQDLGTLGPLQRALFDSALTAVRPGGLVAYATCSPHLAETELVVKDVLKRRPDVEPVDVRPLLRDRAGIPLPDTGEGPWAQLWPHLHGTDGMFVALLRRSLD